One genomic segment of Aquipluma nitroreducens includes these proteins:
- a CDS encoding DUF302 domain-containing protein has translation MKYYFEKTVNYSFEDAVERVTEELKKEGFGVLTEIDVAATLKKKLDVDFRKYKILGACNPPFAYKALQAEDKIGVMLPCNVIVQQVSDTQTEIAVVDPVASMQAIENEQLGEIAKEIRSKLEKVILNV, from the coding sequence ATGAAGTACTATTTTGAAAAAACAGTTAATTACTCTTTTGAAGATGCAGTAGAGAGGGTAACCGAAGAACTAAAAAAGGAAGGTTTCGGGGTTTTAACCGAGATTGATGTGGCTGCCACCCTGAAAAAGAAACTCGATGTGGATTTCCGAAAATACAAAATTCTTGGAGCGTGTAATCCACCTTTTGCATACAAAGCTTTACAGGCAGAGGATAAAATTGGAGTAATGCTACCCTGTAACGTCATTGTTCAGCAAGTATCAGATACCCAAACCGAGATAGCAGTTGTTGACCCGGTTGCATCCATGCAGGCTATTGAAAATGAACAATTGGGCGAAATCGCAAAAGAAATCAGGTCGAAATTGGAAAAAGTTATTTTGAATGTTTAA
- a CDS encoding Fur family transcriptional regulator, whose product MENDEIEKKLESKNLKPTAMRTLVYKSLVDSGKALSLADLEQRFEKVERSTIFRTLKTFEDNFIVHPVDDGTGSVKYAVCDDDCTCNLHDLHVHFYCKHCGRTRCMKELPIPNVKLPDGYTYENAQFIINGVCPRCE is encoded by the coding sequence ATGGAAAACGACGAAATTGAAAAGAAACTTGAATCGAAAAACCTGAAACCAACAGCCATGCGAACATTGGTTTACAAGTCACTTGTTGATTCGGGGAAAGCGCTGAGCTTGGCGGATTTGGAGCAACGATTTGAAAAAGTCGAGCGTTCAACCATATTCAGGACGCTTAAAACATTTGAGGACAATTTCATTGTTCACCCTGTTGATGACGGAACTGGTTCGGTTAAGTATGCCGTTTGCGATGACGACTGTACCTGTAATTTACATGACTTGCACGTCCATTTTTATTGTAAGCACTGTGGGAGAACACGTTGCATGAAAGAACTTCCTATTCCCAACGTTAAATTGCCTGACGGCTACACCTACGAGAATGCTCAATTCATTATTAACGGGGTTTGTCCACGCTGCGAGTAA
- a CDS encoding heavy metal translocating P-type ATPase, with the protein MKKYTLKNLDCASCASKIEDNLTKLGEVKFVTVNFANSTMTIDTDNIEKVKSKIKEIEPEVEVEDSDKREKIVSTSELAENKWTIIKAISGLLLLIAGMVFEDEIHNTPFHIAEYLVFVTGYLIVGWKVISSAVKNIIRGQFFDEQFLMTIATLGAFAIDQMPEAVAVMLFYVVGELFQDIAVNRSRKSIKALLEIKPEYANLVVDGESTRVSPESIKVGDTIIVKAGEKIPLDGEVIDGSSFVDTSALTGESVPRKVKDKDAVLSGTINQTGVLTIKVTKLFSESSVSKILELVENASSKKAETEKFITTFAKYYTPVVVVSALLLAILPPLLVSGQTFSEWIYRALVVLVISCPCALVISIPLGYFGGIGSASRKGILVKGSNFLDALTQVKTVVFDKTGTLTKGEFIVSEVVTSNGFTKEEILEYAAYAETNSNHPVAKSISDAFGKDTDSKRIKQVDEISGHGIKAVIDGKTVLAGNDKLLHKENIEHPVCNVEGTVVHVAIDKVYMGYIIISDTLKDDAIEAIEKLKAKNIQTVMLTGDNQFAAAAFAKKLGIDKYFYELLPEDKVKHIETLMEESKGGKVAFVGDGINDAPVIARADIGIAMGALGSDAAIETADVVLMTDSPSKVSIAIDVAKRTRKIVWQNILFAMGVKLIFIVLGVFGIATMWEAVFGDMGVALIAVFNAIRILKN; encoded by the coding sequence ATGAAAAAATATACGCTAAAAAATCTGGATTGCGCTTCGTGTGCTTCAAAAATTGAAGACAACCTGACAAAGCTGGGTGAAGTAAAATTTGTGACCGTGAATTTTGCAAATTCGACCATGACTATTGATACCGATAACATCGAAAAGGTAAAAAGTAAAATAAAGGAAATTGAACCGGAAGTTGAAGTAGAAGACAGTGATAAAAGGGAAAAAATAGTTTCGACAAGCGAACTCGCGGAAAACAAATGGACTATCATTAAAGCAATTTCCGGGCTTCTACTGTTAATCGCCGGAATGGTGTTCGAAGATGAAATTCATAATACACCTTTTCATATTGCTGAATATTTAGTGTTCGTAACCGGTTATCTGATTGTAGGTTGGAAAGTTATTTCATCGGCTGTGAAAAATATCATCAGGGGTCAATTCTTTGACGAACAATTCTTAATGACTATTGCTACACTTGGAGCTTTTGCAATTGATCAAATGCCCGAAGCAGTGGCGGTAATGCTATTTTATGTAGTGGGCGAATTGTTCCAGGATATTGCAGTTAACCGTTCCAGAAAATCAATCAAAGCATTGCTCGAAATAAAACCGGAATATGCAAATCTAGTGGTAGATGGAGAATCAACCAGGGTTTCACCGGAAAGCATTAAGGTTGGCGATACAATTATTGTGAAAGCCGGGGAGAAAATCCCCCTCGATGGCGAAGTAATCGATGGTAGTTCATTTGTCGATACTTCGGCTTTGACTGGTGAAAGTGTGCCAAGAAAAGTGAAGGACAAAGACGCCGTTTTATCAGGGACCATCAATCAAACAGGTGTGCTTACCATAAAGGTCACCAAATTATTCAGTGAATCGTCTGTATCGAAAATTCTGGAACTGGTCGAAAATGCCTCCTCTAAAAAAGCGGAAACCGAGAAATTCATTACCACATTTGCCAAATACTATACGCCAGTGGTGGTTGTCAGCGCCCTGTTACTGGCCATTCTGCCGCCTCTCTTAGTTAGCGGTCAAACATTCAGCGAATGGATATACCGTGCGTTGGTAGTGTTGGTTATTTCATGCCCATGTGCGTTGGTAATCAGCATTCCACTGGGTTATTTTGGAGGAATTGGAAGCGCATCAAGAAAAGGAATTTTGGTGAAAGGCTCTAACTTTCTGGATGCGTTGACACAGGTAAAAACCGTGGTGTTTGATAAAACAGGCACACTCACCAAGGGGGAGTTTATAGTTTCTGAGGTTGTTACCTCCAACGGTTTTACTAAAGAGGAAATACTGGAATATGCAGCTTACGCCGAAACCAATTCAAACCATCCGGTGGCCAAATCAATTTCAGACGCTTTTGGAAAGGATACTGATAGTAAAAGGATTAAACAAGTTGATGAGATTTCGGGGCATGGCATTAAGGCCGTAATTGACGGAAAAACTGTGCTTGCAGGTAATGATAAATTACTGCACAAAGAAAACATTGAACACCCTGTTTGTAACGTGGAAGGAACAGTGGTGCATGTAGCTATTGATAAGGTTTATATGGGTTATATAATTATTTCGGACACCCTGAAAGATGATGCCATTGAAGCAATAGAAAAACTAAAAGCAAAGAATATTCAAACAGTAATGCTAACCGGTGATAACCAATTTGCCGCCGCAGCCTTTGCCAAAAAATTAGGTATTGACAAATACTTCTATGAACTGTTGCCCGAAGATAAGGTAAAACATATCGAAACCTTGATGGAAGAAAGCAAGGGAGGGAAAGTGGCCTTTGTGGGTGACGGTATAAATGATGCCCCTGTCATTGCCCGCGCCGATATTGGAATAGCAATGGGCGCACTTGGCTCCGATGCTGCAATCGAAACTGCCGATGTGGTGCTGATGACCGATTCACCATCTAAAGTTTCCATAGCTATTGATGTTGCAAAAAGAACAAGGAAAATTGTCTGGCAGAATATTTTGTTTGCTATGGGAGTAAAACTTATTTTCATTGTTCTTGGTGTATTTGGCATTGCCACCATGTGGGAAGCGGTATTTGGTGATATGGGAGTTGCTTTGATAGCTGTTTTTAATGCGATCAGAATATTAAAAAACTAA
- a CDS encoding efflux RND transporter periplasmic adaptor subunit codes for MKTLKYSIFLLLMISVAASTGCKGKKTDEHGHAAETHAEAGEKEGEKEHAHVEGEEEGEHEELPEDIVELNAEQIAYAGIQMGTVGLRQVSGAIKANGLVSTVPQNTASVSVPLGGFVKSSNLLPGSVVRKGQTLAIVENTEFVDLQQNYFEIKNKFEFAEAEYNRHQELYKEDVYSQKSMQQNTSEYKNLKAQLKGIEQKLMVIGISPATFTEDKISASISIISPISGSVKTANISIGRYVSPADVLFEIVNTDKMLLELSLFEKDANSITVGQEVHFSINNENHEHKAVIYQVGKSINADKTYKVYATIQQPCPNVMPGMYVLAHIEKTDKQVTAVPSDAVVSFDNKYYIFVFEKEKEEAGKPFTEYRFIEITKGDTNDGYTEIMLPVNFDKENTRIVVKGAYDLLSAKKNAGEMSCG; via the coding sequence ATGAAAACATTAAAATATAGCATCTTTCTTTTATTAATGATTAGTGTGGCTGCATCTACGGGCTGCAAAGGGAAAAAAACCGACGAACACGGACATGCTGCCGAAACCCATGCAGAAGCAGGTGAAAAAGAGGGTGAAAAAGAACATGCTCATGTTGAAGGCGAAGAGGAAGGCGAACATGAAGAACTGCCCGAAGACATTGTGGAACTTAATGCCGAACAAATTGCCTATGCCGGAATTCAAATGGGTACAGTTGGGTTGCGTCAGGTGAGCGGGGCAATCAAAGCAAACGGTTTGGTTTCTACCGTACCCCAAAATACCGCATCGGTTAGTGTACCATTGGGAGGGTTTGTAAAATCATCAAATCTACTGCCCGGCAGCGTTGTTCGCAAGGGTCAAACACTCGCCATTGTCGAGAATACCGAATTTGTCGATCTTCAGCAAAACTATTTCGAAATCAAAAATAAATTTGAATTTGCCGAAGCGGAATACAACCGCCATCAGGAACTCTACAAAGAAGATGTGTATTCACAAAAAAGTATGCAACAAAATACTTCGGAATACAAGAACCTTAAAGCGCAATTAAAAGGGATTGAACAGAAACTCATGGTGATTGGAATTAGTCCGGCAACATTTACCGAAGACAAAATTTCGGCCTCAATTTCCATTATTTCGCCAATCAGTGGATCTGTAAAAACAGCCAATATAAGTATTGGCAGATATGTTTCTCCAGCCGATGTCCTATTCGAAATTGTGAACACAGACAAAATGTTGCTCGAACTTTCACTTTTCGAAAAAGATGCAAACAGCATAACAGTTGGTCAGGAGGTTCATTTTTCAATCAATAACGAAAACCACGAACACAAGGCAGTAATTTATCAGGTAGGCAAGTCAATTAACGCCGACAAAACCTACAAGGTATATGCAACCATTCAGCAACCTTGCCCAAATGTAATGCCGGGCATGTATGTGTTGGCACACATCGAGAAAACCGACAAACAGGTCACCGCTGTGCCTTCCGATGCGGTGGTTTCATTCGACAACAAGTATTACATTTTTGTATTCGAAAAAGAGAAGGAGGAAGCAGGAAAACCATTTACAGAATATCGCTTTATTGAAATTACCAAAGGCGACACCAACGATGGGTACACCGAAATCATGCTTCCTGTAAACTTCGATAAGGAAAATACAAGAATCGTGGTCAAAGGGGCTTATGACCTGCTTTCAGCAAAAAAGAACGCTGGTGAAATGAGTTGCGGTTAA
- a CDS encoding CusA/CzcA family heavy metal efflux RND transporter, which produces MIELIIRFSIKNKIIIGLFALALVAWGTYSLVHLPIDAVPDITNNQVQVISRAPSLAVQEVESFITAPVEVAVANIPDVLELRSISRLGLSVVTVVFKDNVDIYWARQQIGERLREAEEAIPAGLAKIEMAPISTGLGEIFQYTLEVQKGFEDKYTPMDLRTHQDWIVRRQMLGTPGVADVNSYGGFVKQYEIAVNPERLRAMGLSLTDIFGALENNNENTGSAYIDKKPEAYFIRGIGLVKTLEDIENIVVKSINGIPVLVRDVATVQFGSATRYGALVSDNKEAVGGVVMMLKGANANEVIKDVKTKIESIQKSLPEGIEITPYLDRTHLVDRAIGTVSRNLVEGALIVIFILVLLLGNLRAGLIVASVIPLAMLFAISMMRLFGVSGNLMSLGAIDFGLIVDGAVIIVESIVHRISLSKHHHQGITRFTQKQMDDEVFQASSKIRTAAAFGEIIILIVYLPILALVGIEGKMFRPMGQVVGFAILGAFILSLTWVPMISALFLSKKTEHKRNISDRIMDVLQKAFNPMIKLALRHKISVVLISVTMLVGSIFLFNRLGGEFIPQLEEGDLAGLVITLQGGSPANTVEVVQKANKILRDNFPEVKHLVCKIGPGEIPTDPTPMETGDYIITLKDKDEWTSAETREELVEKMEEKLGVLAGVKFEFSQPIQLRFNELMTGSRQDVAIKLFGDNLDTLALKATEIEKLIQNTVGIEDISVEKVTGLAQIQVEYNRQRLAQYGLSVSEVNSVLKAAFAGSSAGVVFDEEKRFDLVVRLDKEYRQDISDVRNLSVALPDGRLIPLEQVASIEIKTGPAQVSRENTKRRLTIGFNVRGRDVESVVREAQSNINTNLDLPVGYYTTFGGQFENLIAARDRLSIAVPVALLLIFVLLFFTFHSLKQTLLIFTAVPMAAIGGVVALWMRDMNFSISAGVGFIALFGVAVLNGIVLIAEFNRLEKEGITDITERVLKGLHTRLRPVVMTAAVASLGFLPMALSTSAGAEVQKPLATVVIGGLITSTLLTLVVLPVLYILFSKRNSRNSSEKKNLNAGIAILLLLFGITTFSTVNAQSAKTVTLQQALQMALDSNLMVRSSAYSIDAQKALKGASWDIPKTNIEGEYGQFNSYSKDNSVTISQSLAFPTVYINQSKLADANVKSSEWQLKASQLEIATQVKQVYWQLAYLYSKQKLLMYQDSLFSGFLRAAELRAKTGETNRLEMITARSQSMEIKNLLQQTTADLSIFRNKLQTLLNTDAELSLADTVLRRSGSISSAENMVTDANPSLGFMKQQSEVSRIEKNLERSRLMPDLSVGYFSQTIQGTQEVDGLPRTFGTGDRFNGVQAGITVPLWFAPYSAKIKAAKIKEQVAGTNAEYYRKSLNGTYHSLLEEYSKFNNSIAYYEKQAIPEADLIIDQATHSYKAGALDYLDYILTLNRALTIKQNYIDALNGYNQTIISIDFITGKTF; this is translated from the coding sequence ATGATAGAACTAATCATTCGATTTTCGATAAAGAACAAGATAATTATCGGGTTATTTGCCCTTGCACTGGTTGCATGGGGAACATATTCGCTTGTTCATCTGCCCATTGATGCAGTTCCCGATATTACCAATAATCAGGTGCAGGTTATTTCGCGTGCGCCGTCACTGGCAGTACAGGAAGTGGAAAGCTTCATTACTGCCCCTGTAGAAGTGGCTGTTGCAAACATTCCCGATGTGTTGGAGCTTCGCTCAATATCACGTTTGGGTTTGTCTGTGGTTACCGTAGTTTTTAAAGACAATGTAGATATTTACTGGGCACGGCAGCAAATTGGCGAACGGCTGCGTGAGGCAGAAGAGGCTATTCCTGCTGGTTTGGCTAAAATTGAAATGGCTCCGATTTCGACTGGTTTAGGTGAAATATTTCAATATACTCTTGAAGTACAAAAAGGGTTCGAGGATAAATACACACCAATGGATTTGCGAACACATCAGGACTGGATTGTACGCCGCCAAATGCTTGGAACTCCCGGTGTAGCCGATGTAAACAGCTATGGAGGTTTCGTAAAACAATACGAGATAGCAGTAAACCCTGAAAGGCTCCGTGCAATGGGGCTTTCGCTCACCGATATTTTCGGAGCGCTCGAAAACAACAACGAGAACACAGGTAGTGCTTATATCGACAAAAAGCCCGAAGCTTATTTTATCCGTGGCATTGGACTGGTTAAGACACTTGAAGATATTGAGAACATTGTTGTAAAAAGTATAAATGGCATTCCTGTGCTGGTTCGCGATGTGGCAACAGTTCAATTCGGGAGTGCAACCCGTTACGGGGCATTGGTGTCTGACAATAAAGAAGCAGTGGGTGGTGTGGTAATGATGCTCAAAGGGGCAAATGCCAACGAAGTAATCAAGGATGTAAAAACAAAAATTGAATCCATTCAAAAATCATTGCCCGAAGGCATCGAAATTACCCCTTACCTCGACCGTACCCATTTGGTTGACCGTGCTATTGGTACAGTTTCACGCAACCTTGTTGAAGGAGCATTGATAGTTATTTTTATTCTGGTTCTTTTGTTGGGTAATCTTAGGGCAGGGCTTATTGTGGCTTCCGTTATCCCTTTGGCAATGCTTTTTGCAATATCGATGATGCGACTTTTTGGTGTGTCAGGAAACCTGATGAGCCTTGGTGCTATCGACTTTGGATTAATTGTAGATGGTGCTGTAATTATTGTTGAAAGCATAGTTCATCGAATATCGTTGAGCAAACACCACCATCAGGGAATTACCCGGTTTACTCAAAAACAGATGGACGATGAAGTATTTCAGGCATCGAGCAAAATAAGGACAGCCGCAGCATTTGGCGAAATCATTATCCTCATTGTTTACCTTCCGATATTGGCTTTGGTGGGTATCGAAGGTAAAATGTTCCGACCAATGGGGCAGGTAGTAGGGTTTGCCATTTTAGGGGCTTTCATTCTATCCCTTACATGGGTTCCAATGATTTCAGCTTTGTTCCTCAGTAAAAAAACAGAACACAAGCGAAATATTTCTGACCGGATTATGGATGTACTTCAAAAGGCATTCAACCCAATGATAAAACTTGCATTGCGCCATAAAATATCGGTGGTACTTATTTCCGTAACGATGTTAGTGGGCAGTATCTTTTTATTTAATCGTTTGGGGGGCGAATTTATCCCACAACTCGAAGAGGGCGACCTTGCCGGGTTGGTTATTACCCTTCAGGGAGGTTCACCCGCAAACACTGTTGAAGTTGTACAAAAAGCGAATAAAATATTGCGAGACAATTTTCCCGAGGTAAAGCATCTGGTATGTAAAATTGGTCCGGGCGAAATACCTACCGACCCTACTCCAATGGAAACGGGCGATTATATTATTACACTTAAAGATAAAGATGAGTGGACTTCAGCCGAAACCCGCGAAGAGCTGGTAGAGAAGATGGAAGAGAAACTGGGTGTTCTTGCTGGTGTAAAATTCGAATTCTCACAACCTATTCAACTTCGTTTTAATGAATTAATGACCGGGTCAAGGCAAGACGTGGCCATAAAATTATTCGGAGACAACCTCGACACCCTTGCCTTAAAAGCTACTGAAATCGAAAAATTGATTCAAAATACCGTTGGAATTGAAGATATTAGCGTAGAGAAGGTAACCGGGCTTGCTCAGATTCAGGTGGAATATAACCGACAGCGTTTGGCGCAATATGGTTTATCTGTGTCCGAGGTTAACAGTGTACTAAAAGCTGCTTTTGCAGGTAGTTCAGCAGGTGTTGTATTCGATGAAGAAAAACGTTTCGACCTCGTTGTTCGACTCGATAAAGAATACCGTCAGGACATTTCTGATGTAAGGAACCTTTCGGTTGCCTTGCCCGATGGTCGTTTGATCCCTCTTGAACAGGTTGCCAGCATCGAAATAAAAACCGGACCAGCACAAGTTTCAAGGGAAAACACAAAACGCAGGTTAACCATTGGTTTCAACGTGCGTGGCCGTGATGTTGAAAGTGTTGTGCGTGAAGCGCAATCAAACATCAATACAAACCTCGATTTACCAGTGGGATATTATACCACTTTCGGCGGTCAGTTCGAAAACCTTATTGCTGCCCGTGACCGTCTGTCCATTGCTGTTCCGGTAGCTTTACTGCTTATTTTTGTGCTATTGTTTTTCACGTTCCATTCGTTAAAACAAACCTTACTCATTTTTACTGCTGTTCCTATGGCTGCCATTGGCGGGGTGGTTGCATTATGGATGCGCGACATGAATTTCTCCATTTCGGCAGGTGTCGGTTTCATCGCCCTGTTTGGTGTGGCGGTACTTAACGGCATTGTGCTTATTGCTGAGTTTAACCGCCTCGAAAAGGAAGGTATTACCGATATTACAGAACGGGTACTAAAAGGGTTACACACCCGATTACGTCCGGTAGTAATGACAGCGGCAGTAGCTTCGCTCGGTTTTCTACCTATGGCTTTGTCAACATCGGCAGGTGCCGAAGTTCAAAAACCGTTGGCAACTGTAGTGATTGGAGGCCTCATTACATCAACCTTGTTAACGCTGGTTGTATTACCCGTGTTGTATATCCTGTTTTCCAAACGTAATTCCAGAAATTCTTCGGAAAAGAAAAATCTAAACGCAGGAATTGCAATACTGTTGTTATTGTTTGGTATTACTACATTCAGCACTGTAAATGCGCAATCTGCAAAAACTGTCACTTTGCAACAAGCTCTTCAAATGGCATTAGACAGCAACCTTATGGTGCGCTCGTCCGCCTATTCGATTGATGCACAAAAAGCATTGAAAGGGGCATCGTGGGACATTCCCAAAACAAACATAGAAGGCGAGTACGGACAGTTTAATTCCTATTCAAAAGATAACAGTGTCACCATTTCGCAATCACTTGCTTTTCCTACGGTTTATATCAACCAAAGCAAACTTGCCGATGCCAATGTGAAAAGCAGCGAATGGCAACTCAAAGCTTCGCAACTCGAAATTGCCACGCAGGTAAAACAAGTGTACTGGCAATTGGCTTATCTCTATTCAAAGCAAAAACTGTTAATGTACCAGGACAGTCTTTTTTCTGGTTTTCTAAGGGCTGCTGAGTTAAGGGCAAAAACAGGGGAAACCAACCGGCTCGAAATGATTACCGCCCGTTCGCAGAGCATGGAAATAAAAAACCTGTTGCAGCAAACAACTGCCGATTTGAGTATTTTCAGGAATAAACTGCAAACACTCTTAAATACCGATGCGGAATTAAGCCTTGCGGATACGGTTCTTCGTCGTTCGGGGTCAATATCTTCTGCTGAAAATATGGTCACTGATGCCAATCCATCGTTAGGGTTTATGAAGCAACAATCCGAAGTATCGCGAATTGAAAAGAACCTTGAACGTAGTCGCCTGATGCCCGATTTATCAGTTGGATATTTCAGCCAAACCATACAGGGAACTCAGGAAGTTGACGGCTTACCACGCACTTTTGGCACAGGCGACAGGTTTAACGGGGTTCAGGCTGGCATTACTGTTCCTTTGTGGTTTGCTCCCTATTCGGCAAAAATAAAAGCGGCAAAAATAAAAGAACAGGTTGCTGGCACAAATGCTGAATATTACAGGAAATCGCTCAACGGAACCTACCATTCGCTACTCGAAGAATATAGCAAGTTCAACAACAGTATTGCCTATTACGAGAAACAGGCCATCCCCGAGGCCGATCTTATCATTGATCAGGCTACCCATAGCTACAAAGCCGGGGCTTTGGATTATCTCGATTATATCCTGACACTGAACAGGGCGTTGACCATTAAGCAAAACTATATTGATGCGCTGAACGGCTACAACCAAACTATCATATCAATTGATTTTATCACAGGTAAAACATTTTAA
- a CDS encoding DUF6660 family protein has product MKLFAYILSFVVLALTAIPCVDVSKDNSVQKTELSNTTSDNHQSDTDHCSPFCTCQCCQTSFYVSNIAVTFTADIMEISYNEYSSTFQSIDLFDFLIPPKS; this is encoded by the coding sequence ATGAAACTTTTTGCATACATATTATCTTTTGTTGTTTTGGCCCTCACTGCAATTCCTTGCGTTGATGTTTCAAAGGACAATTCCGTGCAAAAAACTGAACTTTCCAACACAACTTCTGACAACCATCAAAGCGATACCGACCATTGTTCTCCTTTCTGTACTTGCCAATGTTGCCAGACGAGTTTTTATGTTTCCAATATCGCTGTCACATTTACTGCTGACATTATGGAAATTAGCTATAATGAATATTCCTCAACTTTTCAAAGCATTGACCTGTTTGATTTTCTAATTCCCCCGAAATCTTAA
- a CDS encoding Fur family transcriptional regulator: protein MKENETKLENRNIKPTAMRELVLKVLSEQTTAISLADLEQAFEKADKVTLYRTIKTFEEKKLIHSIDDGSVSVKYALCRETCQCHPEDLHVHFLCTKCKQTFCLTDIPVPSINLPVDFSLENINMVVKGICANCRK from the coding sequence ATGAAAGAGAACGAAACCAAATTAGAGAACAGAAACATCAAACCAACAGCAATGCGAGAGTTGGTTTTGAAGGTTTTAAGCGAACAGACAACGGCCATTAGTTTAGCCGACCTTGAACAGGCTTTTGAGAAAGCCGACAAGGTTACACTTTATCGGACAATCAAAACTTTCGAAGAAAAAAAACTCATTCACAGTATCGACGATGGCAGTGTTTCTGTGAAGTATGCTTTGTGCCGTGAAACCTGTCAGTGCCACCCGGAAGACCTTCATGTTCATTTTCTTTGTACAAAATGTAAACAAACATTTTGCTTAACGGACATTCCCGTACCTTCAATAAATCTACCTGTTGATTTTTCTCTCGAAAATATTAATATGGTAGTGAAAGGTATTTGCGCGAATTGTCGAAAATAA
- a CDS encoding YnfA family protein, protein MEIVKSIPIFILAGLCEIGGGYLMWLWLKEGKPLWYGLLGALILAFYGVVATWQTANFARVYATYGGIFIVMSLLWAYKFDNYTPDKYDIIGAGIALLGVCIIYYAPRQ, encoded by the coding sequence ATGGAAATAGTAAAATCAATTCCAATTTTTATACTCGCTGGACTTTGTGAAATAGGTGGCGGTTACTTAATGTGGCTTTGGCTCAAAGAAGGCAAACCACTTTGGTATGGACTTTTAGGTGCTTTAATTCTTGCATTCTACGGTGTTGTTGCGACTTGGCAGACAGCAAACTTTGCAAGAGTATATGCAACTTACGGAGGGATTTTTATCGTAATGTCATTGCTTTGGGCTTATAAGTTTGACAATTACACGCCAGACAAATATGACATCATTGGAGCTGGAATTGCGTTGTTAGGTGTTTGCATAATTTATTACGCACCAAGACAATGA
- a CDS encoding GDCCVxC domain-containing (seleno)protein produces MEIIPNSVITCPNCGHKKEEIMPTDACQYFYECENCKTVLKPIQGDCCVYCSYGSVKCPSIQEKKNCC; encoded by the coding sequence ATGGAAATCATACCAAATTCAGTAATCACTTGCCCAAACTGCGGACACAAGAAAGAAGAAATAATGCCGACAGACGCTTGCCAATATTTTTACGAATGTGAAAACTGCAAGACCGTTTTAAAACCAATTCAAGGCGACTGCTGTGTTTATTGCAGTTACGGTTCAGTAAAATGTCCTTCAATTCAAGAGAAAAAAAATTGTTGCTAG
- the merTP gene encoding mercuric transport protein MerTP, with protein sequence MKTDNKLIGTGLLTAIAASLCCITPVLALIAGTSGLVSTFSWLEPFRPYFIGLTILVLGFAWYQKLKPQEQIDCNCKTEEKPKFIQKKTFLGIVTVFAIIMLAFPFYSNVFYTKTEKKIILVDKSNIQKVEFSISGMTCNSCSEHVNHEVNKLAGIINSNASYDNGNAIVEFDNSKTNITEIEKAINSTGYSVTDKKEN encoded by the coding sequence ATGAAAACAGACAATAAATTAATCGGTACGGGACTTTTGACAGCAATTGCTGCTTCACTTTGTTGCATAACGCCAGTTTTGGCTCTCATTGCAGGAACAAGTGGACTTGTGTCTACTTTCTCTTGGCTTGAACCTTTCAGACCGTATTTTATTGGTTTGACAATTTTAGTTCTTGGTTTTGCTTGGTATCAAAAATTGAAACCCCAAGAACAAATCGACTGCAACTGTAAAACAGAAGAAAAACCAAAATTCATTCAAAAAAAAACATTTTTAGGAATTGTTACAGTATTTGCAATTATTATGCTTGCCTTTCCATTCTATTCAAATGTTTTCTATACAAAGACCGAAAAGAAAATCATTTTGGTTGACAAATCAAATATTCAGAAAGTTGAGTTTTCAATTAGCGGAATGACTTGTAACAGTTGTTCGGAACACGTTAATCACGAAGTGAACAAATTGGCAGGAATAATAAATTCAAATGCTTCTTATGACAACGGAAACGCAATCGTAGAGTTTGATAATTCCAAAACAAACATTACCGAAATTGAAAAAGCAATTAATTCAACAGGTTATTCAGTAACCGATAAAAAAGAAAATTAA